A stretch of the Candidatus Nealsonbacteria bacterium genome encodes the following:
- a CDS encoding nucleotidyltransferase domain-containing protein — MKSELDFLIEEAQKEEKYFKNYLKWTKIIKKEVEKPLGKVKVLIFGSVLKKDEVPQDIDILIISPGLKTNEQKSKIRLKIWKKIGPTSPFEIHLITPEEYQNWYQNFIKEKIEV; from the coding sequence TTAATTGAGGAAGCTCAAAAAGAGGAAAAATATTTTAAGAATTATTTGAAATGGACAAAAATTATCAAAAAGGAAGTTGAAAAGCCTTTAGGAAAAGTAAAGGTGCTTATTTTCGGTTCAGTCCTAAAAAAAGATGAAGTGCCCCAGGATATTGATATTTTGATTATTTCACCGGGGTTAAAAACTAATGAGCAAAAAAGTAAAATTCGCCTTAAAATTTGGAAAAAAATTGGTCCTACGAGCCCTTTTGAAATCCATTTAATAACACCGGAAGAATACCAAAATTGGTACCAAAATTTTATAAAAGAAAAGATTGAAGTTTAG